Proteins from a single region of Dysosmobacter acutus:
- the abc-f gene encoding ribosomal protection-like ABC-F family protein gives MIDIQAEGLVKSFDLEKKILDGLSFQIDQGERVGLLGKNGAGKTTLFKILTGEMDYDAGRVAIGQGRRMGLISQIPVYPGDFTVEDVLRTAFSRLQALAEEMEQLTVRMAGGESGSEVLRRYGQLSERFEAFGGYDTDVAVNKVANGLSITRDMRSQLFESLSGGEKTRVNLGRLILEDTDILLLDEPTNHLDLHATEWLEDYIAHFHGTVVAISHDRYFLDRVVKRVIEIENGRAEFYSGNYSFYAIEKERRYQERMRQYQKEQAKIGQLQEAADKLHLWAFMGNDALHKRAFSMEKRIERMRTTDKPTKARKMDARFASTEFFGDEVLELKNVCKSFGEKTLFSNLNLKVEGGERIALIGDNGTGKSTLIKLIMGELYPDDGRIKTGPSVRAAYLPQIIHFENPQRNLVDTMLYAKKNITPQSARNRLAAYDFRGEDVFKSVCVLSGGEQSRLRLCMLMDEEINFLILDEPTNHLDIASREWIEEAVEAFDGTLLFVSHDRYFINRFATRIWELEGGAIRDYLMGFARYRLAKAEEQKTAPRQEAPRPEEKAERPVRGNKAQVAARKQLVICEREIARSEEAIAALDREMEAAACDYEALNRLLGEKEEAQAELEALYEKWEALSEEAQA, from the coding sequence ATGATTGACATCCAGGCGGAGGGACTGGTCAAGTCCTTTGATTTGGAAAAAAAGATATTGGACGGCCTGAGCTTTCAGATCGACCAGGGGGAGCGTGTGGGGCTGCTTGGCAAAAACGGCGCCGGCAAGACCACCCTCTTTAAAATCCTCACCGGGGAGATGGACTATGACGCGGGCCGTGTGGCCATTGGCCAGGGCCGGCGGATGGGCCTCATCTCCCAGATTCCCGTCTATCCCGGGGACTTTACGGTGGAGGATGTGCTGCGCACCGCTTTTTCCCGTCTCCAGGCCCTGGCGGAGGAGATGGAGCAGCTCACCGTCCGTATGGCGGGCGGGGAGAGCGGCAGCGAGGTGCTGCGCCGTTACGGCCAGCTGTCCGAGCGGTTTGAGGCCTTCGGCGGCTACGATACGGACGTGGCTGTGAACAAGGTGGCCAACGGCCTGTCCATCACCCGGGACATGCGCTCCCAGCTCTTTGAGAGTCTCTCCGGCGGCGAGAAGACCCGGGTGAATCTGGGCCGGCTGATCCTGGAGGACACGGACATTCTGCTGTTGGATGAACCCACCAACCACCTGGACCTCCACGCCACCGAATGGCTGGAGGACTACATCGCCCACTTCCACGGCACGGTGGTGGCCATCTCCCATGACCGCTACTTCCTGGACCGGGTGGTGAAGCGTGTCATTGAGATTGAAAACGGCAGGGCCGAGTTCTACAGCGGCAACTACAGCTTCTATGCCATCGAGAAGGAGCGCCGCTATCAGGAGCGCATGCGCCAGTATCAGAAGGAGCAGGCCAAGATCGGGCAGCTTCAGGAGGCCGCGGACAAGCTGCACCTGTGGGCCTTCATGGGCAACGACGCGCTGCACAAGCGGGCCTTTTCCATGGAAAAGAGAATCGAGCGGATGCGCACCACCGACAAGCCCACCAAGGCAAGGAAGATGGACGCCCGGTTTGCCAGCACGGAATTTTTCGGCGACGAGGTGCTGGAGCTGAAAAATGTATGCAAATCCTTTGGAGAAAAGACCCTTTTCTCCAATTTGAACCTGAAGGTGGAGGGGGGCGAGCGCATCGCCCTCATCGGCGACAACGGCACCGGCAAGTCCACCCTCATCAAGCTGATCATGGGGGAGCTGTACCCGGACGACGGCCGCATCAAGACCGGCCCCTCGGTCCGCGCGGCCTATCTGCCCCAGATCATCCACTTCGAAAATCCCCAGCGCAACCTGGTGGACACCATGCTCTATGCCAAGAAGAACATCACGCCCCAGTCCGCCCGGAACCGCCTCGCGGCCTATGACTTCCGGGGCGAGGACGTATTTAAGAGCGTTTGCGTGCTCTCCGGCGGGGAGCAGAGCCGGCTGCGCCTCTGTATGCTGATGGACGAGGAGATCAACTTTCTCATCCTGGACGAGCCCACCAACCATCTGGACATTGCATCCCGGGAGTGGATCGAGGAGGCGGTGGAGGCCTTTGACGGCACGCTGCTGTTCGTTAGCCACGACCGGTATTTCATCAACCGCTTTGCCACCCGCATCTGGGAACTGGAGGGCGGAGCCATCCGGGATTATCTCATGGGCTTTGCCCGCTACCGCTTGGCAAAGGCCGAGGAGCAGAAAACCGCGCCCCGCCAGGAGGCACCCCGTCCGGAGGAAAAGGCGGAGCGCCCCGTCCGCGGCAACAAGGCCCAGGTGGCGGCCCGCAAACAGCTGGTGATCTGCGAGCGGGAGATTGCCAGGTCGGAGGAGGCCATCGCCGCGCTGGACCGGGAGATGGAGGCGGCGGCCTGCGACTATGAGGCGCTCAACAGGCTGTTGGGAGAAAAGGAGGAGGCCCAGGCTGAACTGGAGGCCCTCTATGAAAAATGGGAGGCTCTCAGCGAGGAGGCCCAGGCGTGA
- a CDS encoding YdcF family protein, with protein MKGRWCAALICALAGVLLTVVRVWGMRFSGFLLIGTAAAIGLSALIDARAEKGRLWRWLRRAFYGALSVLIVLLTSIEVFVISKGREDFTALPSEAVIVLGAGVNGREPSLALKSRLDAALAYLEEHPDIPVVLTGGKGYGEEITEAQCMYEYLTGHGVEGERLITEEQALNTAENFAFSRALLSEHGVDVENGLVAVVTNDFHVARSRLIAQRQGVRMLGVPAPLPWKHLSANYYLRESFAMVKTFLFD; from the coding sequence GTGAAGGGCCGCTGGTGCGCCGCGCTGATATGCGCCCTTGCCGGCGTCCTTTTGACGGTGGTCCGCGTTTGGGGTATGCGCTTTTCCGGGTTTTTGCTGATAGGGACCGCCGCCGCCATTGGGCTTTCGGCTCTGATTGACGCCCGGGCGGAGAAGGGGCGGCTCTGGCGCTGGCTGCGCCGGGCCTTTTACGGCGCGCTTTCGGTGCTGATAGTGCTGCTCACCTCCATTGAGGTGTTTGTGATTTCCAAGGGCCGGGAGGATTTTACCGCCCTGCCCTCGGAGGCGGTGATCGTCTTGGGGGCGGGAGTCAACGGGCGGGAGCCGTCCCTTGCCCTAAAAAGCCGCCTGGACGCGGCCCTTGCCTACCTGGAGGAGCATCCTGATATTCCCGTGGTGCTCACCGGGGGAAAGGGCTACGGCGAGGAGATCACCGAGGCCCAGTGCATGTATGAGTACCTGACTGGGCATGGCGTGGAGGGGGAGCGGCTGATCACAGAGGAACAGGCGCTGAACACGGCGGAGAATTTCGCCTTTTCCCGGGCGCTTTTGAGTGAGCATGGCGTGGACGTGGAAAACGGCCTGGTGGCCGTGGTCACCAACGACTTTCACGTGGCCCGCTCCAGGCTGATCGCCCAGCGGCAGGGCGTGCGCATGTTAGGCGTCCCGGCGCCCCTTCCATGGAAGCACCTGAGTGCCAACTACTATCTGCGGGAGTCCTTTGCCATGGTGAAGACATTCCTGTTTGACTGA